The following proteins are co-located in the Branchiostoma lanceolatum isolate klBraLanc5 chromosome 16, klBraLanc5.hap2, whole genome shotgun sequence genome:
- the LOC136421632 gene encoding caldesmon-like isoform X1, with product MDIDELTRRREERRKRREQERLVAQASMADEEDALETARRERRERRRRERELEEKGGSRELEVAPRSTRRSRDILSSKDSSLDTESSPRKSRDSPGPGENGESDYLSRRRRSRDLLEDSSTREISRRSRDTDDSSSRRRRSIDEEAPTSRRRSRDFGSKDSEEPSYRRRSREILDDADDTPSYRRRSREILDNDDESSKRRSREISNDEEPSYRRRSRDILDAEDKKAPEESSFRRRRSREILDTKENEEPAPVEEETPRRGRKFPGREDRKEVKREPEPEPEPEPEPEPEPEPEVEPEPEPEPEPPAMEEEEEEEDHGKVNGVMDHPTENGVNGQHEEAGEDGDEEGEEGVVRKEKPQWASMQLKKTKKSVSEEMNEEETSQPKTAPSWSTNQLKSVRKTIIDTEQPAADPGKPAWAQFKLREVKESRPDPITEINQKREDKGGGHEAERVAEEIRKRREEEEAERMQDFRKQREQEEQELQELKERRDKRRKEREEREAKMAEERAKKAAIEEEERKRRQEEGERRRQAEAERRKQKMNESETPAWINMKLKTVEGGIDKKDPRQKELREAEKRRVLAERRIKLELDGLDAEELREKAAELHDHLTDVVTAKFDLDSKIQRQEYDINELSQRLREMMGKGNKQAISVEGVDRKFEQWNKMGDSKVQKLTGKKEIVVTGVSDRRKMWEHINNKKEEEEEPPKLISPKKSEINSDDLANRKNLFEQAATT from the exons ATGGACATCGACGAGTTGACGCGCCGTCGAGAGGAACGGCGCAAGCGCAGAGAACAAGAGAG ACTTGTGGCCCAGGCCTCGATGGCAGACGAGGAGGACGCTCTGGAGACGGCCCGCCGCGAGAGACGGGAGCGCCGCCGCCGGGAGCGGGAACTAGAGGAGAAGGGAGGCTCACGGGAGTTGGAGGTCGCTCCGAGAAGTACCCGGAGATCTCGCGATATTTTGAGCTCCAAGGATTCGAGCCTGGATACTGAGTCGTCGCCAAGAAAGTCGCGTGATTCGCCCGGACCGGGAGAAAACGGGGAAAGCGATTACCTTTCTCGCAGGCGCAGATCGCGAGATTTGCTAGAGGATAGTTCCACGCGAGAGATCTCGCGAAGGTCACGTGACACAGACGATTCGAGTTCGCGCCGCAGAAGGTCGATCGACGAGGAGGCGCCCACCAGCCGACGCAGGTCACGTGATTTTGGGTCGAAAGATTCCGAAGAACCTTCCTACCGCCGAAGATCTCGCGAGATTTTGGATGATGCCGATGACACGCCGTCATATCGCCGGCGGTCACGTGAGATTTTGGATAATGACGACGAATCTTCGAAACGCAGATCTCGCGAGATTTCTAACGACGAGGAGCCCTCTTACCGCAGAAGGTCTCGCGATATTTTGGATGCCGAAGACAAAAAGGCACCAGAAGAATCTTCTTTCCGCCGGCGCCGTTCGAGAGAGATTCTTGACACCAAAGAAAATGAAGAGCCGGCTCCAGTTGAAGAAGAGACACCTCGTCGCGGTAGGAAGTTCCCTGGCAGAGAAGACCGCAAGGAGGTCAAACGAGAACCCGAACCGGAGCCTGAACCGGAACCGGAACCTGAGCCAGAACCGGAACCGGAAGTGGAGCCAGAACCGGAACCCGAACCGGAACCACCTGctatggaagaagaagaagaggaggaggatcATGGGAAGGTAAATGGAGTGATGGACCACCCTACGGAGAACGGCGTGAACGGTCAGCATGAGGAAGCTGGAGAAGATGGAGatgaggagggggaggagggcgTGGTCAGGAAGGAGAAACCGCAGTGGGCGTCCATGCAGTTGAAGAAAACCAA GAAGTCCGTATCGGAGGAAATGAATGAAGAGGAAACTTCACAGCCGAAGACCGCCCCTTCCTGGTCAACCAACCAGCTCAAGTCAGTCAG AAAAACTATTATAGACACAGAGCAGCCGGCGGCAGACCCAGGCAAACCCGCATGGGCTCAGTTCAAGCTGCGAGAGGTGAAAGAAAG CCGCCCGGACCCCATCACAGAGATTAACCAGAAGCGGGAGGACAAGGGTGGCGGCCATGAGGCTGAACGTGTGGCTGAA GAGATCCGTAAGAGgcgtgaggaggaggaggcggaGCGCATGCAGGATTTCCGCAAACAGCGCGAGCAGGAGGAGCAGGAGCTACAGGAGCTCAAGGAGAGAAGG GACAAGCGGAGGAAGGAAAGAGAGGAACGTGaagccaagatggcggaagaAAGAGCAAAGAAAGCAGCAATAGAAGAG GAGGAGCGCAAGAGACGCCAGGAGGAGGGGGAGCGTCGTCGCCAGGCTGAGGCGGAGCGGCGCAAGCAGAAGATGAACGAGAGCGAAACACCCGCGTGGATCAACATGAAGTTAAAG ACGGTGGAGGGCGGAATCGACAAGAAGGATCCTCGGCAGAAGGAGCTTCGGGAGGCCGAGAAGCGCCGAGTCCTGGCCGAGCGCCGGATCAAGCTGGAACTGGAT GGCCTGGACGCGGAAGAGCTCCGTGAGAAGGCGGCGGAGTTACACGATCACCTGACCGATGTCGTCACCGCCAAGTTCGACCTGGACAGCAAGATACAGAGGCAGGAGTATGAC ATAAACGAACTTAGTCAAAGGTTGAGGGAGATGATGGGGAAAGG GAACAAACAAGCAATAAGTGTTGAAGGGGTGGATAGAAA GTTTGAGCAATGGAACAAGATGGGG GATTCCAAGGTGCAGAAGCTGACGGGTAAGAAGGAGATCGTGGTGACCGGCGTGTCGGACAGACGGAAGATGTGGGAACACATCAATAacaagaaggaggaggaggaggagcctCCCAAACTCATCTCACCCAAAAAG AGCGAGATCAACAGTGACGACCTGGCTAACAGGAAGAACTTGTTCGAGCAAGCTGCGACCACCTAG
- the LOC136421632 gene encoding caldesmon-like isoform X2, whose protein sequence is MDRLVAQASMADEEDALETARRERRERRRRERELEEKGGSRELEVAPRSTRRSRDILSSKDSSLDTESSPRKSRDSPGPGENGESDYLSRRRRSRDLLEDSSTREISRRSRDTDDSSSRRRRSIDEEAPTSRRRSRDFGSKDSEEPSYRRRSREILDDADDTPSYRRRSREILDNDDESSKRRSREISNDEEPSYRRRSRDILDAEDKKAPEESSFRRRRSREILDTKENEEPAPVEEETPRRGRKFPGREDRKEVKREPEPEPEPEPEPEPEPEPEVEPEPEPEPEPPAMEEEEEEEDHGKVNGVMDHPTENGVNGQHEEAGEDGDEEGEEGVVRKEKPQWASMQLKKTKKSVSEEMNEEETSQPKTAPSWSTNQLKSVRKTIIDTEQPAADPGKPAWAQFKLREVKESRPDPITEINQKREDKGGGHEAERVAEEIRKRREEEEAERMQDFRKQREQEEQELQELKERRDKRRKEREEREAKMAEERAKKAAIEEEERKRRQEEGERRRQAEAERRKQKMNESETPAWINMKLKTVEGGIDKKDPRQKELREAEKRRVLAERRIKLELDGLDAEELREKAAELHDHLTDVVTAKFDLDSKIQRQEYDINELSQRLREMMGKGNKQAISVEGVDRKFEQWNKMGDSKVQKLTGKKEIVVTGVSDRRKMWEHINNKKEEEEEPPKLISPKKSEINSDDLANRKNLFEQAATT, encoded by the exons ATGGACAG ACTTGTGGCCCAGGCCTCGATGGCAGACGAGGAGGACGCTCTGGAGACGGCCCGCCGCGAGAGACGGGAGCGCCGCCGCCGGGAGCGGGAACTAGAGGAGAAGGGAGGCTCACGGGAGTTGGAGGTCGCTCCGAGAAGTACCCGGAGATCTCGCGATATTTTGAGCTCCAAGGATTCGAGCCTGGATACTGAGTCGTCGCCAAGAAAGTCGCGTGATTCGCCCGGACCGGGAGAAAACGGGGAAAGCGATTACCTTTCTCGCAGGCGCAGATCGCGAGATTTGCTAGAGGATAGTTCCACGCGAGAGATCTCGCGAAGGTCACGTGACACAGACGATTCGAGTTCGCGCCGCAGAAGGTCGATCGACGAGGAGGCGCCCACCAGCCGACGCAGGTCACGTGATTTTGGGTCGAAAGATTCCGAAGAACCTTCCTACCGCCGAAGATCTCGCGAGATTTTGGATGATGCCGATGACACGCCGTCATATCGCCGGCGGTCACGTGAGATTTTGGATAATGACGACGAATCTTCGAAACGCAGATCTCGCGAGATTTCTAACGACGAGGAGCCCTCTTACCGCAGAAGGTCTCGCGATATTTTGGATGCCGAAGACAAAAAGGCACCAGAAGAATCTTCTTTCCGCCGGCGCCGTTCGAGAGAGATTCTTGACACCAAAGAAAATGAAGAGCCGGCTCCAGTTGAAGAAGAGACACCTCGTCGCGGTAGGAAGTTCCCTGGCAGAGAAGACCGCAAGGAGGTCAAACGAGAACCCGAACCGGAGCCTGAACCGGAACCGGAACCTGAGCCAGAACCGGAACCGGAAGTGGAGCCAGAACCGGAACCCGAACCGGAACCACCTGctatggaagaagaagaagaggaggaggatcATGGGAAGGTAAATGGAGTGATGGACCACCCTACGGAGAACGGCGTGAACGGTCAGCATGAGGAAGCTGGAGAAGATGGAGatgaggagggggaggagggcgTGGTCAGGAAGGAGAAACCGCAGTGGGCGTCCATGCAGTTGAAGAAAACCAA GAAGTCCGTATCGGAGGAAATGAATGAAGAGGAAACTTCACAGCCGAAGACCGCCCCTTCCTGGTCAACCAACCAGCTCAAGTCAGTCAG AAAAACTATTATAGACACAGAGCAGCCGGCGGCAGACCCAGGCAAACCCGCATGGGCTCAGTTCAAGCTGCGAGAGGTGAAAGAAAG CCGCCCGGACCCCATCACAGAGATTAACCAGAAGCGGGAGGACAAGGGTGGCGGCCATGAGGCTGAACGTGTGGCTGAA GAGATCCGTAAGAGgcgtgaggaggaggaggcggaGCGCATGCAGGATTTCCGCAAACAGCGCGAGCAGGAGGAGCAGGAGCTACAGGAGCTCAAGGAGAGAAGG GACAAGCGGAGGAAGGAAAGAGAGGAACGTGaagccaagatggcggaagaAAGAGCAAAGAAAGCAGCAATAGAAGAG GAGGAGCGCAAGAGACGCCAGGAGGAGGGGGAGCGTCGTCGCCAGGCTGAGGCGGAGCGGCGCAAGCAGAAGATGAACGAGAGCGAAACACCCGCGTGGATCAACATGAAGTTAAAG ACGGTGGAGGGCGGAATCGACAAGAAGGATCCTCGGCAGAAGGAGCTTCGGGAGGCCGAGAAGCGCCGAGTCCTGGCCGAGCGCCGGATCAAGCTGGAACTGGAT GGCCTGGACGCGGAAGAGCTCCGTGAGAAGGCGGCGGAGTTACACGATCACCTGACCGATGTCGTCACCGCCAAGTTCGACCTGGACAGCAAGATACAGAGGCAGGAGTATGAC ATAAACGAACTTAGTCAAAGGTTGAGGGAGATGATGGGGAAAGG GAACAAACAAGCAATAAGTGTTGAAGGGGTGGATAGAAA GTTTGAGCAATGGAACAAGATGGGG GATTCCAAGGTGCAGAAGCTGACGGGTAAGAAGGAGATCGTGGTGACCGGCGTGTCGGACAGACGGAAGATGTGGGAACACATCAATAacaagaaggaggaggaggaggagcctCCCAAACTCATCTCACCCAAAAAG AGCGAGATCAACAGTGACGACCTGGCTAACAGGAAGAACTTGTTCGAGCAAGCTGCGACCACCTAG
- the LOC136421632 gene encoding caldesmon-like isoform X3, whose translation MADEEDALETARRERRERRRRERELEEKGGSRELEVAPRSTRRSRDILSSKDSSLDTESSPRKSRDSPGPGENGESDYLSRRRRSRDLLEDSSTREISRRSRDTDDSSSRRRRSIDEEAPTSRRRSRDFGSKDSEEPSYRRRSREILDDADDTPSYRRRSREILDNDDESSKRRSREISNDEEPSYRRRSRDILDAEDKKAPEESSFRRRRSREILDTKENEEPAPVEEETPRRGRKFPGREDRKEVKREPEPEPEPEPEPEPEPEPEVEPEPEPEPEPPAMEEEEEEEDHGKVNGVMDHPTENGVNGQHEEAGEDGDEEGEEGVVRKEKPQWASMQLKKTKKSVSEEMNEEETSQPKTAPSWSTNQLKSVRKTIIDTEQPAADPGKPAWAQFKLREVKESRPDPITEINQKREDKGGGHEAERVAEEIRKRREEEEAERMQDFRKQREQEEQELQELKERRDKRRKEREEREAKMAEERAKKAAIEEEERKRRQEEGERRRQAEAERRKQKMNESETPAWINMKLKTVEGGIDKKDPRQKELREAEKRRVLAERRIKLELDGLDAEELREKAAELHDHLTDVVTAKFDLDSKIQRQEYDINELSQRLREMMGKGNKQAISVEGVDRKFEQWNKMGDSKVQKLTGKKEIVVTGVSDRRKMWEHINNKKEEEEEPPKLISPKKSEINSDDLANRKNLFEQAATT comes from the exons ATGGCAGACGAGGAGGACGCTCTGGAGACGGCCCGCCGCGAGAGACGGGAGCGCCGCCGCCGGGAGCGGGAACTAGAGGAGAAGGGAGGCTCACGGGAGTTGGAGGTCGCTCCGAGAAGTACCCGGAGATCTCGCGATATTTTGAGCTCCAAGGATTCGAGCCTGGATACTGAGTCGTCGCCAAGAAAGTCGCGTGATTCGCCCGGACCGGGAGAAAACGGGGAAAGCGATTACCTTTCTCGCAGGCGCAGATCGCGAGATTTGCTAGAGGATAGTTCCACGCGAGAGATCTCGCGAAGGTCACGTGACACAGACGATTCGAGTTCGCGCCGCAGAAGGTCGATCGACGAGGAGGCGCCCACCAGCCGACGCAGGTCACGTGATTTTGGGTCGAAAGATTCCGAAGAACCTTCCTACCGCCGAAGATCTCGCGAGATTTTGGATGATGCCGATGACACGCCGTCATATCGCCGGCGGTCACGTGAGATTTTGGATAATGACGACGAATCTTCGAAACGCAGATCTCGCGAGATTTCTAACGACGAGGAGCCCTCTTACCGCAGAAGGTCTCGCGATATTTTGGATGCCGAAGACAAAAAGGCACCAGAAGAATCTTCTTTCCGCCGGCGCCGTTCGAGAGAGATTCTTGACACCAAAGAAAATGAAGAGCCGGCTCCAGTTGAAGAAGAGACACCTCGTCGCGGTAGGAAGTTCCCTGGCAGAGAAGACCGCAAGGAGGTCAAACGAGAACCCGAACCGGAGCCTGAACCGGAACCGGAACCTGAGCCAGAACCGGAACCGGAAGTGGAGCCAGAACCGGAACCCGAACCGGAACCACCTGctatggaagaagaagaagaggaggaggatcATGGGAAGGTAAATGGAGTGATGGACCACCCTACGGAGAACGGCGTGAACGGTCAGCATGAGGAAGCTGGAGAAGATGGAGatgaggagggggaggagggcgTGGTCAGGAAGGAGAAACCGCAGTGGGCGTCCATGCAGTTGAAGAAAACCAA GAAGTCCGTATCGGAGGAAATGAATGAAGAGGAAACTTCACAGCCGAAGACCGCCCCTTCCTGGTCAACCAACCAGCTCAAGTCAGTCAG AAAAACTATTATAGACACAGAGCAGCCGGCGGCAGACCCAGGCAAACCCGCATGGGCTCAGTTCAAGCTGCGAGAGGTGAAAGAAAG CCGCCCGGACCCCATCACAGAGATTAACCAGAAGCGGGAGGACAAGGGTGGCGGCCATGAGGCTGAACGTGTGGCTGAA GAGATCCGTAAGAGgcgtgaggaggaggaggcggaGCGCATGCAGGATTTCCGCAAACAGCGCGAGCAGGAGGAGCAGGAGCTACAGGAGCTCAAGGAGAGAAGG GACAAGCGGAGGAAGGAAAGAGAGGAACGTGaagccaagatggcggaagaAAGAGCAAAGAAAGCAGCAATAGAAGAG GAGGAGCGCAAGAGACGCCAGGAGGAGGGGGAGCGTCGTCGCCAGGCTGAGGCGGAGCGGCGCAAGCAGAAGATGAACGAGAGCGAAACACCCGCGTGGATCAACATGAAGTTAAAG ACGGTGGAGGGCGGAATCGACAAGAAGGATCCTCGGCAGAAGGAGCTTCGGGAGGCCGAGAAGCGCCGAGTCCTGGCCGAGCGCCGGATCAAGCTGGAACTGGAT GGCCTGGACGCGGAAGAGCTCCGTGAGAAGGCGGCGGAGTTACACGATCACCTGACCGATGTCGTCACCGCCAAGTTCGACCTGGACAGCAAGATACAGAGGCAGGAGTATGAC ATAAACGAACTTAGTCAAAGGTTGAGGGAGATGATGGGGAAAGG GAACAAACAAGCAATAAGTGTTGAAGGGGTGGATAGAAA GTTTGAGCAATGGAACAAGATGGGG GATTCCAAGGTGCAGAAGCTGACGGGTAAGAAGGAGATCGTGGTGACCGGCGTGTCGGACAGACGGAAGATGTGGGAACACATCAATAacaagaaggaggaggaggaggagcctCCCAAACTCATCTCACCCAAAAAG AGCGAGATCAACAGTGACGACCTGGCTAACAGGAAGAACTTGTTCGAGCAAGCTGCGACCACCTAG